A part of Negativicoccus succinicivorans genomic DNA contains:
- the meaB gene encoding methylmalonyl Co-A mutase-associated GTPase MeaB, with protein MDLMKEFWNGSRLALARSISAVENEADGYVDILREIYSHTGNARIIGITGAPGAGKSTLTDKLVKYFRKQGKTVGIVAVDPTSPFSGGAILGDRIRMNDLTLDEGVFIRSMGTRGSLGGLSKKTADTVKLMDAFGMDVVLIETVGVGQSEVDIVKNADTTLVVLVPGLGDDIQAIKAGILEIGDVFAINKCDRDGADRLNVEIEMMLDLNSEEVDWRPPIKRTIASRDEGVEDVIEAMDEHREFLEESGLLQERRHERTVNEIIAMVKEQISRHVMEKVTSSGEFDNYVEQVYARKVDPYTVVESIVAKAIK; from the coding sequence ATGGATTTAATGAAGGAATTCTGGAATGGATCCAGGCTGGCCTTGGCGAGGTCTATCTCTGCAGTCGAGAACGAAGCAGACGGATATGTCGATATACTTCGAGAAATCTATAGTCATACAGGTAATGCGCGGATTATCGGTATTACCGGTGCGCCGGGCGCAGGCAAATCGACCCTGACCGACAAGCTGGTAAAATATTTCCGTAAACAAGGTAAGACTGTCGGCATTGTCGCAGTCGACCCGACGAGCCCGTTTAGCGGCGGTGCGATCTTGGGTGACCGAATTCGCATGAATGATTTGACATTGGATGAAGGCGTATTTATTCGGAGTATGGGTACGCGCGGTAGCTTGGGGGGACTCTCCAAGAAAACCGCGGATACAGTCAAGCTGATGGATGCATTCGGCATGGATGTCGTCTTGATTGAAACGGTTGGCGTCGGCCAATCCGAAGTCGATATCGTCAAGAATGCGGACACCACATTGGTTGTACTGGTACCCGGTTTGGGCGATGATATTCAGGCGATTAAGGCGGGCATTCTGGAAATCGGCGACGTATTTGCGATCAACAAATGTGATCGCGACGGCGCGGACCGTTTGAACGTTGAAATCGAAATGATGCTCGATTTGAACTCGGAAGAGGTGGATTGGCGTCCGCCGATCAAACGCACCATTGCCAGTCGTGACGAAGGCGTGGAAGACGTCATTGAGGCAATGGACGAACATCGTGAATTCTTGGAAGAGTCCGGTCTTCTGCAGGAACGCAGACACGAACGGACAGTCAACGAGATTATCGCGATGGTCAAAGAGCAAATCTCCCGTCACGTAATGGAAAAAGTTACGTCCTCGGGTGAATTTGATAACTACGTGGAACAAGTCTATGCAAGGAAAGTGGATCCTTACACAGTCGTTGAGTCCATCGTAGCAAAAGCTATTAAATAA
- a CDS encoding biotin/lipoyl-containing protein, with translation MRKFSVTVNGQEYDVEVNELGAGAAPKAAPKAAPAPKAAPVAAPAPAAAPAPAAKAAPAGAETVKAPMPGKILSVDVKEGQAVKAGDLLCVLEAMKMANEIYAPSDGTVKSILVAANATVQAGDDLIALG, from the coding sequence ATGAGAAAATTTTCTGTAACCGTTAACGGTCAAGAATACGATGTAGAAGTGAACGAACTCGGCGCAGGCGCAGCCCCGAAAGCGGCTCCGAAAGCGGCTCCGGCTCCGAAAGCGGCTCCGGTAGCAGCTCCGGCTCCGGCAGCAGCTCCGGCTCCGGCAGCGAAAGCGGCTCCGGCCGGCGCGGAAACGGTAAAAGCTCCGATGCCGGGCAAAATCCTTTCCGTCGACGTAAAAGAAGGTCAGGCTGTTAAAGCCGGCGATCTCCTCTGTGTCCTGGAAGCGATGAAAATGGCCAACGAAATCTATGCTCCGAGTGACGGTACGGTAAAAAGTATCTTGGTCGCAGCCAATGCTACCGTACAAGCGGGCGACGATTTGATCGCGTTGGGCTAA
- the mce gene encoding methylmalonyl-CoA epimerase produces the protein MANWKVMNIDHIGIAVDDLQKTKQVFQETLNVHPTAADETVEEQKVNVSFFKLGDAELEFLESTSPDGPIARYIEKHRNGFQHVALRVDSIDAALEDLKARGVRLLDEKPRYGAGGCRIAFLHPKATNGLLIELTERQ, from the coding sequence ATGGCGAATTGGAAAGTTATGAACATCGACCATATCGGTATTGCAGTGGATGACCTGCAGAAAACGAAACAAGTTTTCCAGGAAACGTTGAACGTTCATCCGACCGCAGCAGACGAAACGGTGGAAGAACAGAAAGTTAACGTAAGCTTCTTCAAACTGGGGGATGCGGAACTCGAATTCTTGGAATCCACCAGCCCGGATGGCCCGATCGCCCGTTACATTGAAAAACATCGTAACGGCTTCCAACACGTTGCTTTGCGTGTTGACAGCATCGACGCAGCTCTCGAAGACTTGAAAGCTCGCGGTGTTCGTCTGTTGGATGAAAAACCTCGCTACGGTGCCGGCGGCTGCCGCATCGCGTTCTTACATCCGAAAGCTACGAACGGTCTTTTGATCGAACTTACGGAGCGTCAATAA
- a CDS encoding SLC13 family permease, with amino-acid sequence MSPAMITLSVLAVVAICFITEIIPLAITSMGGAIALGLLGVIPEKMIFSGLSNSTVVLFAGMFVIGAALFHTGMAQLIGEKVVRMAGKSETGLMFGVMAITIIMSSVLSNTGTAASLIPVVTGICAAAHLKGSRFMMPMAIAANAGGTLTMVGTPPNIIVTGALSNAHLPTFGFFEFAFAGIPLCIATVLFTLTIGKRLLPNHDIDTSAEVEQEVSEVSGNKTKQIISLLILIGVVIVMIFSKTLHVSLTTAAVIGALICVLTGCMTEKQAYASIDWVTIFLFAGMMPIATALDKSGAGKLIADTVVGSLGASPNPLIVCAAMYLLSNILTQFMNNTATAALLAPLGISMAQSLHADPKAVLVSIAIAASAAFATPVATPPNTLVLGPGQYSFNDYLKIGIPLCIVGFVVMMIVIPIVWPFFPGK; translated from the coding sequence ATGAGTCCTGCAATGATCACATTATCGGTACTTGCAGTGGTCGCCATCTGTTTTATTACTGAAATTATCCCTTTGGCGATTACTTCGATGGGTGGCGCGATTGCGCTGGGTTTGTTGGGTGTTATCCCGGAAAAAATGATTTTCTCCGGTCTGTCTAACTCAACAGTTGTTTTGTTCGCCGGCATGTTCGTTATCGGCGCGGCTTTGTTCCACACCGGCATGGCGCAACTTATCGGTGAAAAAGTTGTACGTATGGCCGGTAAAAGTGAAACCGGCTTGATGTTTGGCGTTATGGCCATTACGATTATCATGAGCTCGGTACTGTCCAACACCGGTACCGCCGCATCCCTGATCCCGGTTGTTACCGGTATCTGCGCGGCAGCTCATCTGAAAGGTTCGCGTTTCATGATGCCGATGGCGATCGCCGCTAACGCCGGTGGTACGCTGACCATGGTCGGTACGCCGCCGAACATTATCGTTACCGGTGCACTGTCTAACGCGCATTTGCCGACTTTCGGCTTCTTCGAATTCGCATTTGCCGGTATTCCGCTTTGTATTGCGACTGTCCTGTTCACTTTGACGATCGGCAAACGCTTACTGCCGAACCATGATATCGACACTTCCGCGGAAGTAGAACAGGAAGTTTCCGAAGTATCGGGCAATAAGACGAAACAGATAATTTCGCTCTTGATTTTAATCGGCGTAGTTATCGTCATGATCTTCTCGAAAACCTTGCACGTATCGCTGACGACCGCGGCCGTTATCGGCGCTCTCATCTGCGTACTGACTGGTTGTATGACAGAAAAACAAGCGTATGCTTCGATTGACTGGGTAACGATTTTCTTGTTCGCAGGCATGATGCCGATCGCGACCGCATTGGATAAATCGGGCGCCGGCAAATTGATTGCGGATACGGTTGTTGGCTCGTTGGGTGCAAGCCCGAACCCGTTGATCGTCTGCGCGGCGATGTACCTTTTGAGCAACATCCTGACGCAGTTCATGAACAACACGGCAACGGCGGCTCTGTTGGCACCGTTGGGCATTTCGATGGCGCAATCCTTACATGCGGACCCGAAGGCCGTTCTCGTGAGCATTGCGATCGCAGCCTCCGCCGCATTTGCGACGCCGGTTGCAACGCCTCCGAACACGCTGGTACTTGGCCCTGGCCAATACAGCTTCAACGATTACCTCAAGATCGGTATTCCGCTTTGTATCGTAGGCTTCGTCGTTATGATGATCGTAATTCCGATTGTTTGGCCGTTCTTCCCGGGCAAATAA
- a CDS encoding acyl-CoA mutase large subunit family protein: MANESLKAKLEAYEETVAKMYAKHPERPNMKHNKVYTPLDIEGFDYERDLALPGSYPYTRGVQPTMYRGRLWTMRMYAGFATAEESNQRYRYLIENGATGLSCAFDLPTQIGYDSDDPMSAGEVGKVGVAIDTLADMEILFDQIDLGKVSTSMTINAPASVLLAMYIAVAEKQGVSADQLRGTIQNDILKEYAARGTYIFPPKPSMRLITNIFEYCSQNVPKWNTISISGYHIREAGSTAAQEIAFTIADGIAYIEAALKAGMEIDEFAGRLSFFWNAHNNVLEEVAKFRASRRLWARILKDRFGAKKDKSMKLRVHTQTAGSMLTAQQVDNNIVRVALQTAAAVLGGTQSLHTNSRDEALALPTTESVQIALRTQQIVAYESGLADVVDPLGGSYYVEALTNAIEKEAEDYIRKIDEMGGAVVAIEKGYIQKEIQESAYRWQMEVESGDRIIVGVNKFQVEEKPVEGLLKVDTSVGELQAKKLAKVKAGRDQEAVKATLEALRKGAEDESVNLMPLILDCVRTYASLGEICNVLRGVFGEYQAHATV; the protein is encoded by the coding sequence ATGGCTAACGAATCCTTGAAGGCCAAATTGGAGGCATACGAAGAAACAGTCGCTAAGATGTATGCCAAACACCCGGAACGTCCGAACATGAAGCACAACAAAGTCTACACCCCGCTCGATATCGAAGGGTTTGACTATGAACGCGATCTGGCTCTGCCGGGCAGCTACCCGTACACCCGCGGCGTACAGCCGACGATGTACCGTGGCCGTCTCTGGACGATGCGTATGTATGCCGGTTTCGCTACGGCCGAAGAATCAAACCAACGTTACCGTTACCTGATTGAAAACGGTGCGACGGGCCTTTCCTGCGCATTCGACTTGCCGACGCAGATCGGTTACGATTCGGATGATCCGATGAGTGCCGGCGAAGTTGGTAAAGTAGGCGTTGCGATCGATACGCTCGCCGACATGGAAATCCTGTTCGACCAGATCGACTTGGGTAAAGTTTCGACCTCGATGACGATCAACGCTCCGGCGTCCGTCCTCTTGGCGATGTACATTGCCGTTGCGGAAAAACAAGGCGTATCCGCTGACCAGCTGCGCGGCACGATCCAAAACGACATCCTGAAAGAATATGCGGCTCGCGGCACTTACATTTTCCCGCCGAAACCGTCGATGCGTTTGATCACCAATATTTTTGAATACTGCTCGCAGAACGTTCCGAAATGGAACACGATTTCGATCTCCGGCTACCACATTCGTGAAGCGGGTTCGACAGCAGCGCAGGAAATCGCTTTCACGATCGCTGACGGTATTGCATACATCGAAGCGGCACTGAAAGCCGGCATGGAAATCGACGAATTTGCAGGTCGTCTGTCCTTCTTCTGGAACGCGCACAACAACGTACTCGAAGAAGTTGCAAAATTCCGTGCATCCCGTCGTCTTTGGGCGCGCATCCTGAAAGACCGTTTCGGCGCGAAGAAAGACAAATCCATGAAATTGCGTGTACACACGCAGACCGCAGGCTCGATGTTGACGGCGCAACAGGTCGACAACAACATCGTTCGTGTAGCGTTGCAGACCGCGGCGGCTGTTCTCGGCGGCACGCAGTCCTTGCACACTAACTCCCGCGACGAAGCGTTGGCATTGCCGACGACGGAATCCGTACAAATCGCGTTGCGCACGCAGCAGATCGTTGCGTACGAATCCGGTTTGGCTGACGTAGTCGATCCGCTGGGCGGCTCGTACTATGTAGAAGCGTTGACCAATGCGATCGAAAAAGAAGCGGAAGACTACATCCGTAAGATCGACGAAATGGGCGGCGCGGTAGTCGCGATTGAAAAAGGTTACATCCAGAAAGAAATTCAGGAATCGGCATATCGTTGGCAGATGGAAGTTGAATCCGGCGACCGTATTATCGTTGGCGTCAACAAATTCCAAGTCGAAGAAAAACCGGTCGAAGGCTTGCTGAAAGTCGACACTTCGGTTGGCGAACTGCAGGCTAAGAAATTGGCTAAAGTTAAAGCCGGTCGCGATCAGGAAGCTGTCAAGGCCACTTTGGAAGCATTGCGCAAAGGCGCCGAAGATGAAAGCGTCAACTTGATGCCGTTGATCCTCGACTGCGTACGCACATATGCATCTTTGGGTGAAATCTGCAACGTACTGCGCGGCGTATTTGGTGAATACCAGGCGCACGCTACGGTTTAA
- a CDS encoding sodium ion-translocating decarboxylase subunit beta — protein sequence MSDFIVAVTSVWHDSGIIVFSIGNAIMIFVGILLLYLAFVKEFEPLLLGPIAFGCILANLPKNGFEEGVFALIHAGIQFEIFPPLIFMGVGAMTDFGPLIANPKTLLLGAAAQIGVFVALGGAMFLGFTAPQAAAIGIIGGADGPTSIYLASKLAPELLGAIAVAAYSYMSLVPLIQPPIMKLFTTKKDRQIVMEQLRHVSHFEKVVFPIASTIFISLLLPSITALLGMLMFGNLINESGVTHRLSDTAQNALMNTVTIFLALGTGCTMSAESFLNVQTLEIIGLGLVAFIAGTAGGVIFGKIMLMVDGKTNPLIGSAGVSAVPMAARVSQVVGSKANPANFLLMHAMGPNVAGVIGTAVAAGTMLAMLSATGAH from the coding sequence ATGAGTGATTTCATAGTAGCTGTGACTTCGGTATGGCATGACAGCGGCATTATCGTATTCAGTATTGGTAATGCGATCATGATCTTTGTCGGCATACTGTTGCTCTACCTGGCATTTGTCAAGGAATTTGAGCCGTTGTTGCTCGGACCGATCGCATTCGGTTGTATCCTTGCCAACTTGCCGAAAAACGGTTTTGAAGAAGGCGTTTTTGCCCTCATTCATGCGGGCATTCAGTTTGAAATTTTCCCGCCGTTGATCTTTATGGGTGTCGGCGCGATGACGGACTTCGGTCCGCTGATTGCGAACCCGAAAACTCTCTTGCTCGGCGCGGCGGCACAAATCGGCGTATTCGTTGCCTTGGGTGGCGCGATGTTCTTGGGCTTTACCGCTCCGCAGGCAGCTGCGATCGGTATTATCGGCGGCGCCGACGGCCCGACTTCGATTTACCTGGCTTCGAAATTGGCTCCGGAACTCTTGGGCGCGATCGCGGTAGCGGCGTATTCGTACATGTCCCTGGTTCCGTTGATCCAGCCTCCGATCATGAAATTGTTCACGACCAAAAAAGATCGTCAAATTGTCATGGAACAGTTGCGTCACGTATCGCACTTTGAAAAAGTGGTGTTCCCGATCGCATCCACGATCTTCATCAGCTTATTACTTCCGTCTATTACCGCACTTTTAGGTATGCTGATGTTCGGTAACCTGATCAATGAATCCGGTGTTACGCACCGTCTGTCCGATACGGCGCAGAACGCGTTGATGAACACCGTCACGATCTTCCTGGCATTGGGTACCGGTTGTACCATGTCGGCAGAAAGCTTCCTGAACGTTCAAACCTTGGAAATCATCGGTTTGGGTCTCGTTGCTTTCATCGCCGGTACAGCAGGCGGCGTCATCTTCGGTAAGATCATGTTGATGGTCGACGGCAAGACGAACCCGTTGATCGGTTCGGCAGGCGTTTCCGCCGTTCCGATGGCAGCTCGTGTATCGCAGGTAGTCGGTTCGAAAGCGAACCCGGCTAACTTCCTTCTGATGCACGCCATGGGTCCGAACGTTGCAGGCGTAATCGGTACGGCGGTAGCGGCCGGCACCATGCTTGCCATGTTGAGCGCAACAGGTGCTCATTAA
- a CDS encoding SLC13 family permease, producing MSPAIITLCVLGVVAVLFITELIPLAITSMGGSIALGLLGVISEKQIFSGLSNSTVVLFAGMFVIGAALFHTGMAQKIGESVVRMAGTGETRLMGGVMLVTIIMSAVLSNTGTAASLIPVVTGICAAAKLKGSRFLMPMAIAANVGGTLTMVGTPPNIIVTGALANAGLPTFGFFEFAWMGIPLSLATIAFTLTVGKRLLPSHELDAEVEVEQEVDPSTVNHSKSKQMISLLILIGVVLTMVFSKQLGVSLTTAAVIGALVAVLTGCMTEKQAYASIDWVTIFLFAGMMPIATALDKSGAGKLIADTVVGWLGDSPNPLVIAAVMYLLSNIMTQFMNNTATAALLAPLGISMAQSLHADPKAVLVAIAIAASAAFATPVATPPNTLVLGPGQYSFNDYLKVGIPLCIVGFVVSMIVIPIVWPFFP from the coding sequence TTGAGTCCTGCTATTATTACTCTTTGCGTCCTGGGCGTCGTCGCGGTGCTGTTCATTACCGAACTGATTCCGCTTGCGATTACTTCCATGGGCGGATCGATTGCGCTGGGTTTGTTAGGCGTTATTTCTGAAAAACAAATTTTCTCGGGTCTTTCGAACTCGACGGTTGTTTTGTTCGCCGGCATGTTCGTTATCGGTGCGGCGTTGTTCCATACCGGTATGGCGCAAAAAATCGGTGAAAGCGTTGTCCGCATGGCGGGCACGGGTGAAACGCGCCTGATGGGCGGCGTTATGCTCGTTACGATTATCATGAGTGCGGTATTGTCCAACACCGGTACGGCCGCATCTTTGATTCCGGTAGTTACCGGCATCTGCGCGGCGGCGAAATTGAAAGGCTCGCGCTTCCTGATGCCGATGGCGATCGCCGCGAACGTCGGCGGTACGCTCACCATGGTCGGTACGCCGCCGAATATTATCGTTACCGGCGCATTGGCCAACGCGGGCTTGCCGACATTCGGCTTCTTCGAATTTGCCTGGATGGGTATTCCGCTTTCGCTCGCCACCATCGCGTTCACGCTGACGGTCGGCAAACGTTTGCTGCCTTCGCATGAACTGGATGCGGAAGTCGAAGTGGAACAGGAAGTCGATCCGTCGACCGTCAACCACAGCAAATCGAAGCAGATGATTTCGCTCTTGATTTTGATCGGTGTTGTACTGACGATGGTCTTCTCCAAACAGCTCGGCGTTTCGCTGACGACCGCGGCCGTAATCGGCGCGCTGGTGGCCGTCTTGACCGGATGTATGACAGAAAAACAGGCGTATGCCTCGATTGACTGGGTAACGATTTTCCTCTTCGCCGGCATGATGCCGATCGCGACTGCTTTGGATAAATCGGGTGCCGGCAAATTGATTGCCGATACTGTTGTCGGCTGGCTCGGCGACAGCCCGAACCCGCTCGTTATCGCGGCGGTTATGTACCTCTTGAGCAACATTATGACGCAGTTTATGAACAACACGGCGACGGCGGCGCTCTTGGCACCGCTCGGCATTTCGATGGCGCAATCCTTGCATGCGGATCCGAAAGCCGTCTTGGTCGCGATCGCGATCGCTGCTTCCGCCGCCTTTGCGACGCCGGTTGCGACACCGCCGAACACCTTGGTTCTCGGACCGGGCCAATACAGCTTCAACGATTACCTGAAAGTCGGTATTCCGCTCTGTATTGTCGGCTTCGTTGTTTCGATGATTGTGATTCCGATCGTTTGGCCGTTCTTCCCGTGA
- the mmdA gene encoding methylmalonyl-CoA decarboxylase subunit alpha, producing MSVNQQKVELLHKNLEHVRMGGGQSRIDKQHAKGKMTARERLEILFDEGSFVEIGALVKHRCVNFGQDKKDLPGEGVVTGYGTVDGKLVYAFAQDFTVEGGSLGEMHASKIVRVLQLSLKMGAPCVGLNDSGGARIQEAVDALSGYGRIFFENTIASGVVPQISAIMGPSAGGAVYSPALTDFIYMVEGTSQMFITGPAVVKSVTGEDVTAEKLGGAMTHNSISGVSHFIAKDDEDCLNQIRYLLGFLPSNNMEEAPIVDTGDDPMRMDESLNALLPDNSNAAYDMYDVIKSIVDNGEYYDVLAHYAKNIITCFARFDGQTVGIIANQPKFMAGCLDINASDKSSRFIRFCDAFNIPLVNLVDVPGFLPGVQQEYGGIIRHGAKMLFAYSEATVPKVTVITRKAYGGSYLAMCSQDLGADQVFAWPTSEIAVMGPAGAANIIFRKDPDKEQKTAEYVEEFATPYKAAERGFVDAVIEPKQTRPYVINALAMLASKREARPAKKHANIPL from the coding sequence ATGTCGGTAAACCAACAAAAAGTTGAATTGCTTCATAAAAATTTGGAACACGTCCGCATGGGCGGTGGCCAAAGCCGTATCGACAAACAGCACGCAAAAGGAAAGATGACTGCGCGTGAACGTTTGGAAATCCTTTTTGACGAAGGCTCCTTCGTTGAAATCGGCGCTTTGGTAAAACATCGTTGCGTAAACTTCGGCCAAGATAAAAAAGATCTTCCGGGCGAAGGTGTTGTTACCGGTTATGGTACCGTTGACGGCAAACTCGTTTACGCATTTGCGCAAGACTTCACGGTAGAAGGCGGCTCGCTCGGCGAAATGCACGCCAGCAAAATCGTCCGTGTCCTGCAGCTTTCGCTCAAAATGGGCGCACCGTGTGTCGGCCTGAACGATTCGGGCGGCGCTCGTATTCAGGAAGCGGTTGACGCATTGTCCGGTTACGGCCGTATTTTCTTTGAAAATACGATTGCATCCGGTGTCGTTCCGCAGATTTCGGCCATCATGGGACCGTCGGCCGGCGGCGCGGTTTACTCGCCTGCATTGACGGACTTCATCTACATGGTCGAAGGCACCAGCCAAATGTTCATCACGGGTCCGGCCGTTGTTAAATCGGTCACCGGTGAAGACGTAACGGCGGAAAAACTGGGCGGCGCTATGACCCACAACAGCATTTCGGGCGTATCGCACTTCATCGCGAAAGACGACGAAGACTGCTTGAACCAGATCCGCTATCTCTTGGGCTTCCTGCCGAGCAATAACATGGAAGAAGCTCCGATTGTTGACACGGGTGATGACCCGATGCGTATGGACGAAAGCCTCAACGCCTTGTTGCCGGACAACTCCAACGCAGCGTATGATATGTACGATGTTATCAAGAGCATTGTCGACAACGGTGAATACTATGATGTACTCGCTCACTACGCGAAAAATATCATTACCTGCTTTGCCCGCTTTGACGGACAAACCGTCGGCATCATTGCCAACCAGCCGAAATTTATGGCCGGCTGCTTGGACATCAATGCATCCGACAAATCCAGCCGTTTCATCCGTTTCTGCGACGCTTTCAACATTCCGCTCGTAAACTTGGTTGACGTACCGGGCTTCTTGCCGGGCGTACAGCAGGAATACGGCGGCATCATTCGCCACGGTGCGAAAATGCTGTTTGCGTACTCGGAAGCGACCGTGCCGAAAGTAACGGTAATTACCCGTAAAGCTTACGGCGGATCGTACCTCGCGATGTGCTCCCAGGACTTGGGCGCGGACCAGGTATTCGCTTGGCCGACTTCGGAAATTGCGGTTATGGGACCGGCAGGCGCTGCCAACATCATCTTCCGGAAAGATCCGGATAAAGAACAGAAGACGGCAGAATATGTGGAAGAGTTCGCGACTCCGTACAAAGCAGCCGAACGCGGCTTTGTTGACGCAGTTATCGAACCGAAACAAACGCGTCCGTACGTTATCAACGCGTTGGCCATGCTCGCCAGCAAACGCGAAGCCCGTCCTGCGAAAAAACACGCCAATATTCCGTTATAA
- a CDS encoding OadG family protein: MGSELNPWVFMLINMFIVFFVLIMLWVLMTIIRLVDPTGKKKSSPKPVAKAAPAAAAAAAAPAATSTASDNDEVVAVITAAVAAMGYSSSQIASIRPAKNTGWTAAARLSGVDNY, encoded by the coding sequence ATGGGAAGTGAATTGAATCCTTGGGTATTTATGCTGATCAACATGTTTATTGTATTCTTTGTGTTGATTATGCTGTGGGTGCTCATGACGATCATTCGACTTGTGGATCCGACCGGAAAAAAAAAGTCGTCTCCTAAACCGGTAGCGAAAGCGGCACCTGCCGCCGCGGCAGCAGCTGCAGCTCCGGCAGCAACGTCGACTGCGTCCGATAATGATGAAGTGGTTGCGGTGATTACCGCAGCAGTAGCAGCAATGGGCTACTCGAGCTCGCAAATTGCGTCCATTCGACCGGCCAAAAATACCGGTTGGACAGCAGCGGCGCGTCTGTCTGGAGTAGACAATTACTAA
- a CDS encoding cobalamin B12-binding domain-containing protein, with the protein MAEKLIRVIVAKPGLDGHDRGAKVVARALRDAGFEVIYTGLRQTPEQIAEAALSEDVDVVALSLLSGAHGTLFPRVIELLKEKGLNDVLVIGGGVIPEGDIPALKEAGVKAVFTPGTPTTKIIEFIKENVH; encoded by the coding sequence ATGGCAGAAAAATTAATTCGTGTAATTGTTGCAAAACCGGGTCTGGATGGTCACGACCGCGGTGCTAAAGTAGTCGCTCGTGCGTTGCGCGATGCGGGCTTTGAAGTTATTTATACCGGTCTTCGTCAGACTCCGGAACAGATCGCGGAAGCGGCTCTTTCTGAAGACGTTGACGTAGTTGCGTTGAGCTTGCTCTCCGGCGCGCACGGCACGCTGTTCCCGCGCGTTATCGAACTCTTGAAAGAAAAGGGATTGAATGACGTGCTCGTTATCGGCGGCGGCGTTATTCCGGAAGGCGATATCCCGGCACTGAAAGAAGCCGGCGTAAAAGCTGTCTTCACACCGGGCACTCCGACCACGAAGATCATCGAATTCATCAAAGAAAACGTTCATTAA
- a CDS encoding sodium ion-translocating decarboxylase subunit beta: MIAFSLGHGLMIFVGILLLYMAFVKEYEPLLLGPIAFGCILANLPKNGFEEGVFALISAGIHYEIFPPLIFMGVGAMTDFGPLLANPKTLLLGAAAQIGVFVALGGAMFLGFTAPQAAAIGIIGGADGPTSIYLASKLAPELLGAIAVAAYSYMSLVPLIQPPIMKLFTTKKQRKIVMGQLRHVTHFEKVVFPIAATILISLILPSITALLGMLMFGNLINESGVTHRLSDTAQNALMNTVTIFLALGTGITMSAESFLNVQTLEIIGLGLVAFIGGTAAGVLFGQLMTMLDGGKTNPLIGSAGVSAVPMAARVSQVVGSKANPSNFLLMHAMGPNVAGVIGTAVAAGTMLAMLQAMQ; the protein is encoded by the coding sequence ATGATTGCTTTTTCCCTGGGTCATGGCCTGATGATTTTTGTCGGCATCTTATTGCTGTACATGGCATTTGTCAAAGAGTATGAACCTTTACTCTTAGGACCGATCGCCTTCGGCTGTATTTTGGCGAACTTACCGAAAAACGGTTTTGAAGAAGGGGTTTTTGCACTTATCAGCGCGGGCATTCATTATGAAATTTTTCCGCCACTTATTTTTATGGGGGTTGGCGCGATGACGGACTTCGGTCCGCTGCTCGCGAATCCCAAAACGCTTCTTTTAGGAGCGGCCGCACAGATCGGCGTGTTTGTCGCGCTCGGGGGCGCCATGTTCCTGGGCTTTACGGCACCGCAGGCGGCGGCCATCGGTATTATCGGCGGAGCGGACGGCCCGACATCGATTTACCTCGCTTCCAAACTCGCACCGGAACTCTTGGGCGCGATCGCGGTAGCGGCGTATTCGTACATGTCGTTGGTTCCTTTGATCCAGCCGCCGATTATGAAATTGTTCACCACGAAAAAACAGCGGAAAATTGTCATGGGCCAGCTGCGTCATGTGACGCATTTTGAAAAGGTAGTATTTCCGATCGCCGCGACGATTCTGATTTCGTTGATTTTGCCCTCGATCACGGCACTGCTCGGCATGCTGATGTTCGGTAACCTGATCAACGAGTCGGGCGTTACGCATCGTTTGTCGGATACGGCGCAGAACGCGTTGATGAATACGGTTACGATTTTCCTCGCGCTCGGTACCGGTATCACGATGTCGGCCGAAAGTTTCCTGAACGTGCAAACGCTGGAAATTATCGGTCTCGGCTTGGTGGCCTTTATCGGCGGCACGGCGGCCGGTGTACTTTTCGGCCAGTTAATGACGATGTTGGATGGCGGCAAGACCAATCCGCTGATCGGCTCGGCGGGCGTATCGGCTGTACCGATGGCGGCGCGCGTATCGCAGGTGGTCGGTTCGAAGGCGAATCCGTCGAACTTCCTTCTGATGCACGCGATGGGACCGAACGTAGCCGGTGTTATCGGCACGGCGGTTGCGGCCGGCACGATGCTTGCCATGTTGCAAGCCATGCAATAA